In the Colius striatus isolate bColStr4 chromosome 3, bColStr4.1.hap1, whole genome shotgun sequence genome, tactgtttGGTTCATTGTAGACTGACTTCCTCTGACTGACTGCCTCTAGGTCAAGTTCTTGGCCAGACCTATATGATCTGTTACAAAAGTCTCTATTGCTTGCTGAAGAAGTCTCTGACTGCCTGGAGATTCCTTGTTCACTGGCTTCTTTCACTGGATTTGTGTCGGGATTGAGTGTGGAGTACACTCCAGCACAGGAGTTGCCGCCATTGACCGCAACACCAAGCTTTGCAACACTCTTCCCAAGACCATCCTCGTGCAAATCATTGCCTCTGTGGTTCCAGAGAGTTTCTGTTGTGCTATTTACctgacttttattttctgttctatttAGTTCATCCTTCTGGAGTTCATTTTTATGTTCTTGAATTTCACTGTTCTCTTTGGATTTGGATTTATTGCTGCCTTGCTCATTGTATTTATTGATGCTTACTTCATGAATGCATCCCGGTGATTGTATTTCTTCTGGATCAAAAATGTAGCTGGAGTAATGCAAATTAGTAGAGGAAATGTTAATTATGTTGTTAATATAATtagaaaaaagattaaacttaaTTTCTAGACTGGAGATTTTGAGAAACTGGTATCATTAAACTTTACTTGGAGTCCTATGAGTAAGCTAAACTGAATGGAAATGCTGAACTGTGTGCCATAGGCTGCTATCTCACAGGACTGACCATAATTAACTCCTGTAGTGAGACTGACCTGAAGCATAAGGAGGATGTCAAGAGAACCTTGTAATGGTTGTTGCATGTTTTtagttttatatttattttcttctgggGGCTGATTAGCCAATGAATGGTCACCACGTAGGTTGTTAATGAATTTATCCTCATGTAGTTGCTAAAATATCCCCCTTTTTTGCTTGGTGTACATCCTTTCAAGTTTTATCttttatccttttctttttgtcctctcctttttctttttttaatttttcttctcgCTCTGTATATTCCTTGACTTATTTCTTCCAGAGCCTCcctctttatttcttctctttctctcatggcactggttttctttcctgcctCCTTACCTGTTCTAGAGATGTGGCCAGGGGAAGGAGTAACTGTCAAATGGGGCTGAGGTGTTGTCTTTCTAAAACTGCTAGTCTTCGTCTCCAGGGAGACTTTAATGTCAGAATTGTTCCCACAGCTAACTCTTTTAAAGGCCATGATGGAAACAAGGATGAGTAGTTCATTGCTTAGGAGGGAGGAAGAATATGACAAAATCGGTGTACACACGATTTTTCTGTGGGATAGGAACTATAGAAATGGACTTCAATTACAGTAAATCAAGAGGACATTCCCAGGAAAACAGTATGCCTGTGCTCTGGCATAAGTTTAAAGATACTGTAAACTTTGGGGAAGCTTCAACCTTGTAAGTAGGCTTAATTTAAGCAACAGTTGTAGTGGAGCAGAGACATATTCcttaatgcatttattttattcagtCTAAACAACTCCTGTTTTGTTGTACCTTCGTATCATTTTGCAGCACTTGCACCCCATCTGGATTTCCTTTAatctgaaaagagagagagggaaggcaAGGGAGAGGGGAAGTGAGTGAAGCATTATGGAATTAATGTATGGGCACCTCTAAATGGTGCTCATGTTTAGAAgggttttatttgttaaaaagaaagatgcCTACACAAGCATGGATGCAGTGCAATTCGAGGTCTTTCTGGGTTGCTGTCTTGCAATGACAGTGTCCTTTAGTTGATGAAAAATCTGGGGAAGAATTTAAGAGCTCTTAAACATGGTACTGTTCTCCCAGAATAATTTCTAAGCAATTTTTATGACTTGGACACTTTTAAGTCAGAACAATTGGTATTTTtagatgttttttaaattatcttcaTCTTATTTGGCAGCTATTGATGAATTTGTCCAGTTGCTTTCTGAATTCCAGTAAACTGCTAGTGTCTATAGTACCCGTTTCCTGGGAGTTTCATTCACAGCCCAGCCTTGCATGTGTGaagaaacatttgcttttgtttgagtTGAACCTGGTTCTTATTAGCAGTATTTGGTAACTGCGAAGTTCTTCTATTAGAACAGATGATGACCACCATGCCCTATTGTCACTATAGTACAGGTCCTGTACTACCCCTTCAATTCTGAGATGCAGTCTGAAGAACCCTCATCTTTTTAAGTGTTACCCACAATGAGATTTTCATGTAAATAGATTGTCCCTGGGGTGCTTCCCTGAGTCTTTTTACTTTCCACATCCTTCTTAGATGAGGTGTGGGAACCACAAATTAAGAGCTCTCAAGATGTGGAGAACCACAGATTTATTCTTTGCTACTAACTCCTATCCCCAGTCAGCTGACTCTGTGACAGCTACTGAGCACTGCAGTGACATTACTGTAGAACTGTCTTAGACACAGACATATTGCTGGGATTGGCACTTTATTGTATATAGAGTGTTGCACCTGCATTTTACTATGGTAAGTTCTTCAGAGTTTGACTAGAACTAGCAAAGTGTTTACATTTTGCTAAATCTATGTGTATTGCAAGCTTTTTGTGTATATGTGTCATTGCTTGACCCAGGGAGGTGCTATCTATTACATGCCAAATTCTTCTATTATAGGAAGAAATAGTTTGCTCATTTGGACACTTGAGAACTTTTATATTCTGAAACTGAAGACATAGATCTAAATATTGAAAAATCCTAGAAAAACCCATTATTTTTTGTAGATTGGGGCTATTTTATTTCAAGCTGATCAAGTCGAGAGATTGTTAATATATTTTGTCCTTTGTTATTCAGgctccttctttttctcttggtaTCCTAGAACCTCACATAATTTTGCCATTGCCTAAGGACAGCAGCTCACTTTCTATAAAACAAAAATTGATGATGCAAGGTCAAGGTATTTTCTAGAGTCATTTACTCACAGAACACCTGAGGAAAATAGTATTGATTTATTCTTACCAGGCATAGCCTGAACTGCACACCACTGGTTATGCTAGCAGAAATTACAATCAGAACTCTGTTGTATGGGTTTACTGtctcacttttttcccctctaaaatCTGCTGTTAGTACCAAACAAAATGCCCAATTTCAAGCCCCTCATTACTGAAGCCTCTAAGGGCCTACAGTCATTCAGCTGGTTTTTGGCTAGGTATGCCTGTTACTACCTAtgactttttggttttgtctgcGTGTGAAGTGTTCAGGAGCAGAAACTTCTCTGAGGAGTGGCCAGCTTGCTGTAGCTCAGTGCCTGTTGGGATAGCTTGTTGGCCAACTGCTTCCTCTGTCTtagtgctgcttctctctcttccttaaATGCACTCTCCCTTCCACATCTCTGATGATCTCATGCTGTGTGTTGTCACCCCCCACTCCTCAACAAGATCATAGCAGGGCTTCAACAGGTTTTTTCATCTGAAGAGGATGCAGTATCTGGTGAGGTGGTCATGTGTACTGACTCTCCTTATCTGCAGTTGCTCTACAGTACACAGGTGTTTCAACGGGTTTGAGTAGGTTTATTTGAGCTGACTCATGTAGCCATCTCTTCCAGCCAAAGAAGAATTCTTAATATAATTTGCATTGATCACGTTAAAAGCTGAATTAGCTGTAGCTCTTCTTTAGGGGAAGACTGATTTGAAGCTAATTGAGTTGAGGTAA is a window encoding:
- the C3H4orf19 gene encoding uncharacterized protein C4orf19 homolog isoform X4, which produces MGCKCCKMIRSYIFDPEEIQSPGCIHEVSINKYNEQGSNKSKSKENSEIQEHKNELQKDELNRTENKSQVNSTTETLWNHRGNDLHEDGLGKSVAKLGVAVNGGNSCAGVYSTLNPDTNPVKEASEQGISRQSETSSASNRDFCNRSYRSGQELDLEAVSQRKSVYNEPNSIPDVESQSAEDRTFLKETALLETQNNTIQLPDIDYPQNGNQTRNYIGKDCFSINCAHSDQNTGPSAIQDQDLCVTLPLPMKESGIEPFKTESTSLNEGITSDITAVAVTKVAEVLTHSNHKDINGEIEEEDAEVAEALAALEAATAGEDLEDDDED
- the C3H4orf19 gene encoding uncharacterized protein C4orf19 homolog isoform X1; this translates as MRLMLCSPQIKFNYCLLPQLKEIQMGCKCCKMIRSYIFDPEEIQSPGCIHEVSINKYNEQGSNKSKSKENSEIQEHKNELQKDELNRTENKSQVNSTTETLWNHRGNDLHEDGLGKSVAKLGVAVNGGNSCAGVYSTLNPDTNPVKEASEQGISRQSETSSASNRDFCNRSYRSGQELDLEAVSQRKSVYNEPNSIPDVESQSAEDRTFLKETALLETQNNTIQLPDIDYPQNGNQTRNYIGKDCFSINCAHSDQNTGPSAIQDQDLCVTLPLPMKESGIEPFKTESTSLNEGITSDITAVAVTKVAEVLTHSNHKDINGEIEEEDAEVAEALAALEAATAGEDLEDDDED
- the C3H4orf19 gene encoding uncharacterized protein C4orf19 homolog isoform X2, whose product is MLVLKEIQMGCKCCKMIRSYIFDPEEIQSPGCIHEVSINKYNEQGSNKSKSKENSEIQEHKNELQKDELNRTENKSQVNSTTETLWNHRGNDLHEDGLGKSVAKLGVAVNGGNSCAGVYSTLNPDTNPVKEASEQGISRQSETSSASNRDFCNRSYRSGQELDLEAVSQRKSVYNEPNSIPDVESQSAEDRTFLKETALLETQNNTIQLPDIDYPQNGNQTRNYIGKDCFSINCAHSDQNTGPSAIQDQDLCVTLPLPMKESGIEPFKTESTSLNEGITSDITAVAVTKVAEVLTHSNHKDINGEIEEEDAEVAEALAALEAATAGEDLEDDDED